Genomic window (Pseudomonadota bacterium):
CCGCGTGATCAGCATAATTCAGGCCGATGGCGAGGATATTGCCGGGGCGCGCGATCGGGGCGCCGATGCGCTCGGCAGCGATATCGATGATTGGAAAACCCTCGATGCCCTCTTTCAAGCGCGATTCGAGCGCCGCCATGCCACCGGCCGCCAGCCAGGCGCCGTCATATTCGTTCACAATCGAAGAGACGTCGATCACGATCCCGTCTGCCATCCGCACCGACGGCCGTTCCCGGCCCGGTGCGCCCACGCGCATCAACTTCATCGTTTGGCTCCAAAAATTTTTAGGGCGATTGTGGGGCGGAAGATATCTCCGGACCTCTGCCCGCGGCAAGCTCAGAAGCGGCAATATCGCTAATGACCATAAATCCGGGTGCGTGAGTGATGCAGATATCGGGCCGCGCCTGTTTGATCGCCATCTGTGGGGTGACGCCGCATGCCCAGAACACCGGTATTTCGCCGTCTTCCACCGGCGTGGGTTCGCCAAAATCCGGCGCCATGATATCTTTTATGCCAATCGCCGCCGCGTCGCCAATTTGCACCGGCACGCCGTGCGCGAGATCGAATTGTGCGCAGATTCGGGCGGCCCGTTGAGCATGTTCGGGCGTCATCGGCCGCATCGAAACGACCGTCGGGCCAGCGAACGTGCCCGCCGGAACGGTCTCGATATTGGAGATGAACATGGGCACCCCCATGTTGCGTTCGATATGGCGCAGCGGAATACCGTTGTCCAGCAACGCCGATTCAAAACTATAAGAGCAGCCGAGAACGAAGCCGACGAAGTCATCCTCCCAAACATCACGGATATCGCTGGTCTCGCGCTCCAGCTCACCGTGTCGATAGATGCGGTAAAGCGGCACATCGGTACGCAGATCGAAATCCTCGGCCAGGCTCGGCAGTGCCGGATCGCCCGGCTTTGAGATGGCGAGCAACGGGCACGGTTT
Coding sequences:
- a CDS encoding putative hydro-lyase gives rise to the protein MEQQVAARSAARDEAVALRARIRSGLFADQTAGAAPLCVQGNLVILPSHLADDFHRYCEANPKPCPLLAISKPGDPALPSLAEDFDLRTDVPLYRIYRHGELERETSDIRDVWEDDFVGFVLGCSYSFESALLDNGIPLRHIERNMGVPMFISNIETVPAGTFAGPTVVSMRPMTPEHAQRAARICAQFDLAHGVPVQIGDAAAIGIKDIMAPDFGEPTPVEDGEIPVFWACGVTPQMAIKQARPDICITHAPGFMVISDIAASELAAGRGPEISSAPQSP